TCTGTCCAAACACGCTGGCGTCCACATTGCCACCGGTCAGCGGCAGTCCCAGCCTGCGCTGGCCCAGGGTGCCGGCCTCGCTGAGCTGCATGGCCGCCGCCACTGCCGCCGCGCCGGCCCCTTCTGCCAGGTTGTGCGTGGCGCGATAGATAAGGCGCATGGCACGGGCCACTTCATCGTCGGTCACGGCCAGCACATCATCGGCGTAGGCGAGGATGGCCGGGAGCGAGGCAGGATCGGGCTGGCGGCAGGCCAGGCCGTCGGCCAGCACGGTGCTCACGGGCGCCTCCACGCTGTGGCCGGCGCGAAACGCGCGCTGGTAGGCGGGGGCATGGTGCGACACCACGCCCACGATTTTCACCCTGGAGCGCAGAGCCTGGCGGGCGGCAATGGCGGCGCAGATGCCCGAGCCCTGGCCTATGGGTACCAGCAGCAGATCGAGGTCGGGCTGGGCGCGCAGCAGTTCCAGGTAGCCGGAAGCGACGCCGGCCACCAGGTCCGGGTGCCAGGATGGCACCATGTGCCAGCCTTCGCTGGCGGCCACTTGCTGCGCATGCTGGCGGCACGCCTGGAAGTCGTGACCGACTTCGGTCAGGCGCGCGCCCAGGCTGCGCATGGCCGCGTTCTTCTCCACACTGTTGCCGAAGGGGACGAAGATGCGCGCCTCCAGGCCGTGGCGGCGGGCTGCAAATGCCACCGACTGTCCATGGTTGCCGCGGGTGGCCGCCACCACGGTGCGCACGCCCGGTTCGCGCGCGGCCAGGCGCTGCAGGTAGACCAGGCCCCCGCGTGCCTTGAAGGCCCCCAGCGGCGTGTGGTTTTCGTGCTTGAGCCAGGCTTCGGTGCCCAGCGCCGCATTGAGCAGGGGCCAGCTGTACTGGGGCGTGGGCGGCATGGCGGCATACACGGTGGCGGCGGCGGCATCGAGTTCGGCAAGGTCGGGCAGGTACATGGGGCGCTTTCAGGGAACAGTCGGTGTATCCTAGACTTAAAAACAAGTACAGTCCAAGTACACTTTTCCAACTACTTTCATTTACTGTAGCGGTGACATGACCAATACACACCCGGCCCACGCCCTGGCGCCCTGGCTCTCGCGTGATTCAGGGGAAACCCTGATTGACCAGATTGTCCGGTCGGTGGCCGCCCGCATCGACGACAAGCTGCTGCGCGCCGGCGCCCGCATGCCGTCGATCCGCCGCTTTGCCGCCAGCCATGGGGTGTCCCCGTTCACGGTCGTGGCCAGCTACGACAAGCTGGTGGCCATGGGCTATGTGGAGTCGCGCCGCGGCGCCGGCTTCTTTGTGCGCGAGCGTTCGCCCTTAAATACCGGGCAGCGCTCGGCGCCGGGGGAGAACGAGGCGGCAAGCGAAGCGCACCAGCCGCTGGACGTGGTCTGGCTGATTCGCAACATGTTCCGCGCCACGGCAGAGCAGCGCTCGCCCGGTTCCGGTGTGCTGCCGGCCGCCTGGCTCGATG
This region of Massilia sp. PAMC28688 genomic DNA includes:
- a CDS encoding threonine dehydratase, producing MYLPDLAELDAAAATVYAAMPPTPQYSWPLLNAALGTEAWLKHENHTPLGAFKARGGLVYLQRLAAREPGVRTVVAATRGNHGQSVAFAARRHGLEARIFVPFGNSVEKNAAMRSLGARLTEVGHDFQACRQHAQQVAASEGWHMVPSWHPDLVAGVASGYLELLRAQPDLDLLLVPIGQGSGICAAIAARQALRSRVKIVGVVSHHAPAYQRAFRAGHSVEAPVSTVLADGLACRQPDPASLPAILAYADDVLAVTDDEVARAMRLIYRATHNLAEGAGAAAVAAAMQLSEAGTLGQRRLGLPLTGGNVDASVFGQILLGP